The following is a genomic window from Chanos chanos chromosome 1, fChaCha1.1, whole genome shotgun sequence.
GTGCCACAGTATAGCAAATATTATAACAAATGGTTCATTACCACAAAGAGTGAAATCATTGATTGAGCTGACTGGGTATAGGTGATGTTTATAACTCAGGCTTGTAGTGTCTATTTTATTGGTATTCTAATGGGACAGAGTGTCCTCAGGGTGTAGGACAGGCTTTATTCAGTTGGCGTGGGTAACTCTCTTGAATGCAAATGGTTCTTTGTGAAGTAGCATCTGAGCTCAATGAGTCTGTGGCAAAGGTGAGTTTCAATACACATAGTCTATTGTTCAGTAGTACACACCTTTTAAGTCATTCAGACAGTCAAGTCTTATTATTTCTTCTGTACCATTGTGATTTCTTTTGAAAGTGTAAACATAAACACTTATGCATACCACAGACTTTTTCaaagcttttgtgttttgtgttgttttgtcatATTGGTATGACTGTGAGACTCCTCTCAGAGGATGTAGGAGGTGTGATGggactgtgactcagtgtgacaaaattcagttttatcTGTCTAGTCACATATGTAAGTACCGTGCACTATAGAGCTTGTTACTATTTCATTCAGCAAAGAAAACATAATGGAAACAGCAGAATCTCAGTATAGCCTTTTTGCAGTAGAACAGATTGCACAGGTTGACTGTTgtacaatatttattttttcactcaAATTGCGTAGAAAACGATATTTAGTGCCAGCAAAGATTGGAGAGCAGATCCAAAGATCAAAGGaaacactgactgaacaaaAGTGATTCATAAATGAATAGTAGCAAGTTGAAAATAATACTTTGTTCCTTGGATAAAATGTGCTCACAATACACATTGGTTATCCATtgcaacattatttttttttctcaccagcaaaaagcttttaaattgtaaatttcAACCAAATCTTAGAAGAAAAAATGTTGTACCATTTGCTAACCTATTTTTTATGACATTATCTGTCTAAAAATACAAGCACAATGTGTCATCTACAATGGCATAAAAAGGGCTACAAAATCTTAAAATCTTCCTAAAGATAAAGTTTtttaaagataaagataaagatttGATGCAAACTTGATGTTTTGTAGAAAAATTAGACCACTCTCTCATTTAGGGGTCAAAAGTGCATTTGGCTGCTTTACTAAATGCCACCAACATTTTCTTACCCGCTTGTTGaatctgaacagaaaaaaacatgctttgaCCACGTGACACAATGATTCTGTTCACTTCGGTGTCCTGAAGTGCTAACAGTCGTGGATTTTGACTCATTAAAATATTTAGTGACTACTTTAAGACTATCCTGATATCAAAAGAGCATTACTGTGTAGCGATGCATGAACGCtgaatttctgttttcccttcCTTTGCCTATAGGTTTTTCTCAGCTGGTGCCACTTCTAGGAACAGCTGCAGGTAGACTGTCAGTTTGTTCAGGATTCCTGGGAATAATTTGAAGTGGATGAAAGGAATGTAGAACAGAATACCACTGAGGATGAAGAGGGTGACATACAGGTACTCAATCTGAGGGTCGTCAATGATGGGAGCCAACACAAGGAACACAGCCATCAACAACACCAAGACTGGGATGAAGATGGgtacctgagagagacacagagagggggaggggaggttTAGAGGCCTTAATGTAACAGGAGAGTAtacaaacaggacacagagaaactctatcctggtgggggggggcggggggaggttTTGAGCAACAGTTTTAAGAGGAGCACAATTTGTCAATTTGCATCTAAATTGCTTATTTATAATCCAGAAACTTAGGAAagtaattaattattattataagaaGAATAAATTATTATAAAACAGTTAGGGCTCATGATACTCGATAAGATGAATCAATAAAATGAACTGTCTTTGCATTTCTTGAGCTATTGCCTCTCTCAGTACTAACCACCCGAATTCTTTATTAGGCTGCCCTCTGCTGGGTTGAAAAGGCAGATTTCTGAGAAATCTTggcatatttatttttgtatcagCCAGTAGGGGGCAGTCTGCCCCACCcaccctctttccctttcccctgAACAATCCTGGTGTTAAATGTTTTACTGAAGGTCATATTGTCAGAGAGTCATGAAATCCAGCTCAAAGCCACAGCTTCCAAAACAGCAACCCCATAAATCATATGTCTCTATGGCAGTACTGTGTATCTCTCCTTCTGACATAAATACAATACACATTTCAATACATGATCAATAATCTCATGCATGAAAGCTACATTTTAGGCCACCAAAGATTTGGTGCCATGGGATACAAtgtgagtcagtgcagtgtaGAAAGTTAAATTTTAACTCTGCTTTTTTTATATTGTGGTTGCAAGATGTCTAGGAGGTATAGATCAATGCAACCCAgttatgagagagacagagagatataaaATAAAGGCTACATTTCGATGGACTCCTTAACATTTTGATGACCATGATAGCATCTGTTTGGAATCTCATTCGTTTTAATGACAGCGTATTTAAATCAATCAAGAGAAGTGGGTCTACAAATGGGATTTATGAATGTTCCCTGTTCCACATATTCAGTactttgaaaagaaatgttttgctttgaggAGTGGGAGGACATCTCTCCTTTCACAGAGacggacaggcagagagaagcagaggaggagagagaagcagagggggagagagagagagagagagagatgcacagtGTGTAAGGAAATTAATCTGATCATGTTtctaaataatgaaataataaagagGAGATACCCCTGTTCTTTTGGACTTTACCTATTCAGAGATGCTTGCATCGTAAACATGTAGACAGCGTTTAAAATCAGTGAATCGTTACACATCTAGTCTATGATTTCATTTGACTGGTCTGTAGATGTAGCATTTAAGTggaaagaaatctttttttttaatttcatattgaTAACCTATTAAGGGCACAAATACCTTTAATACTGAGAGAATCCCAAAATTTTGGGGAGATTGCTTAGCACTTCCCCATTATGAATTAATAGCAAAGGAACTGCAATACTAAAAGTGGGTTGTATGATTTTCATCAAGCTTTGGCCCTGCTTTTCTTGTGATGTTGTACACTTACCTTATATGGCCGTGGAAGATCTGGTTTCTTGATCTTGAGATACAGGAGTCCTGATATGGTGACACCATAGAAAAACCAAGCTGTAAAACTGAAAGGCATTTGAGGGAGATTTGTGAGGGAACATCAGACACATGTATCAGCCTGGCTTTGATATAGCAGCCAAGGTTAAAAAACTGCTAAAAACACTCATATACAATACTTTACTTTTAAAGgcttttttacttttacttttttttaggTTTATATAACTGTCAGGTAAAAAGTCAAACAATCATTGAACTCAATGATGTCACTTGTCATTGCTACTCTTATACAATGGCAATACAGAAAGACAGGGTAGATTAATAGACTGATTAAAGGGATAAATGACAGACTCTGTTTTAAGCTGACCTTGGGTTTTATCAGTTTCACATACGCTAGTGCTTGCAACATTTCCAGTGGGGTAGTAAGATATCTGCTTAATCACGGATTAATTGCAGCTTTCATCCCATTGGCATTGTACGTTCAGGGTAACACTgaaagactggtgtgtgtgtgtgtgtgtgtgtgtgtgtgtgtgtgtgtgtgtgtgtgtgtgtgtgtgttgcgtgcacacgtttgtgtctgtgtgtgtgtgcatgcatccgtgcgcgcgcgtgtgtgtgcgcgtgtgtgtgactaaGTGTGCACACTCATGCaagtatgtgtatttgtatttgtgaacCAGATGAACAGGCTTGTGTTCTGAGGACACATTACAATTAGTCAGacataaatatcattttttcaCCAATATGAATGTCAATGGGACAGCAAACAAAATGGTCTGAGAAATCTAGCATATCACTGTCTGTACCTAAAGAAGTTAACAATGCTCTGGAAATCTCCAGGAATGAGAACAATAAGAGAGATTGCCGTGGTGAAGATGAGGGCAGGAGAGGGGGTGAGGCGACGAACGTGAGCCATGGCCAAAATATCAGGctggaagagacagaaaaaccaaaaagatttgaaatgtttctAAAGCAAACATGCACACCTTATAGCATTGCAGAGGTTGATATTAAATGTCTGGAAATGTCTTCCATAGTGTCTAGATGAATATTTTTGATCGTGATAATAATTATGAGGGGAATTGGTATGACATCTCCCCTTACCATGTGTCCCTCCCTGGcagcaacaaaacacactcttcctccaCTGAAGAATGTGCCGTTTAGAGATCCAAAGGCAGAAAGAGCTGCTGCTACTGACATCAGCCACCCCCATCCTCCCAACACCTTATTCCTGGAACAGACAGGCACACCCACATTGATAAAACTACATAGATTATTCCAGAGACAAAAGAGCTATTTTTTAAGGTCACACTACAAGCTATGACATAAACGTACATCGTACATGtacctatatgtatgtgtacatatacactgagatgcacacacaaacaaacacacacacatacacacacacacacatacacacacacgcacacacacacacacacacacatttgctgtaCATGTGATGGTCTCCTGATCCTAATGACTGATGTAGCCATGATAGAAACCTATGAAAATACTGATTAAGGACCTTATCAGGGGTTATAATGGATCATTGATAAATCTCTCTggtgcaaaataaaaacaccatAAAATTCCATGTTTTACAACTTGGTTCAAATGCTATCTTTTTTGATGAAAGATACTACCTGACACAATTCTATATGAGTCATTTATTAGAGTGGTTTTCTATCGCCTGAGTTATGGGCAGAGAAGGCAACTGATAACTGCAACAGTTACAATGTAGAGTACAACTCTGGGGACATAATCAGGGAATAAGAATTGCACATAATCCTCAGCTTCTGAGACAAATTCAGGATGTTCGAGTGAATGTTTTTTGACATGATCATGAATCAAATGAGTAACTGGCAGTAAGATGATCTCTCATCATATTCACATTCCATTAGATTTCAAAGGCCACAAAATCTTAAACTAGACAGAAACTTCACTATTAATGCAGTATTAAGACACTATAagaaacttttctttctctctatgtttgAAGGAAAAAGCTTCCGAATCTGTGAACCTTACCCCCAGGCGACTGCAACAGCATTGGATGTAATCATTTCTTGAGGTGTCAACACGGTCAGGTAACTGACATTGACCAGCAGGTAAAGAATGGTCACTAAGGGGATGGCAATCATCAGGGCCCTGGGTAGATTCACCTGGTACAATCAAAACAAtcaacattcatttcatctgctatgaaaaaaaaattaaatttatgtGGTTAAGACACGTTGAGAATGGTTCAAAGTTTCGACCAAACATTTTAGTTAACTACAAAAGTCTTATTCTTTAGACCAGCAGTAGAAACAGCTATGTTAAAATTGAGAAGTTGATCAGAAAGTGTGCCTCCCAATGAGTGCTTTAAAAGAATGCACCCAGCTTCTGCTTACCCATGGTTGTTTGAAGCAGTAGCAAGAACTACAGGCCAAGCCAGAGAGCCAAGCAGTCTGAGGTGGATGTGTCTTATAATAATTCATGATTGTGGGTTGGTGATGaggcacacacataaatgtctCTCATTTTGGGTTGTCATTAAGACATTGGACAACTAATGATTGACAGACAAAAATCTGTAAATCTGTCAATGTTTAGAGGAAGAATGAAAATTGGTGTGAACAGGAAAAGAACTTTACTGGTTTCTATTCACATGTAGATATATATAGCACATAGAATTTGTGATTTGCTCTTTATGTGTTTATAAGAATCTTTAGGCTAGAAATACAAATTGGGCTATTTCTGAGTAAGAACTGTCTTTTGCTCACTGAATGTTATTCCTTATACACGTGTTCATCATAAACCCTACTAAAGTCTCTTTGGTCTGGCTGGTT
Proteins encoded in this region:
- the LOC115824102 gene encoding b(0,+)-type amino acid transporter 1: MDPTAPEKLKLKCEVGLLGGISLIAGVMIGSGIFMSPQTVLMNIGSPGASLVIWASCGLLAVLASLSYAEMGTVIRESGGEYIYILRTSGPVMAFTLAYTSVLVVRPTGIAGVALSFSQYTLAPIYGDCPPPVVIVKCLAAVSILLLGIVNCLNVRYSMHIMVFFTVVKMLALVVIVIGGVVLLIKGNRAGLEDSFDGTNESASAIGLAFFQCLWSYDGWNNLNYVTEELKRPEVNLPRALMIAIPLVTILYLLVNVSYLTVLTPQEMITSNAVAVAWGNKVLGGWGWLMSVAAALSAFGSLNGTFFSGGRVCFVAAREGHMPDILAMAHVRRLTPSPALIFTTAISLIVLIPGDFQSIVNFFSFTAWFFYGVTISGLLYLKIKKPDLPRPYKVPIFIPVLVLLMAVFLVLAPIIDDPQIEYLYVTLFILSGILFYIPFIHFKLFPGILNKLTVYLQLFLEVAPAEKNL